The Hymenobacter oligotrophus genome has a window encoding:
- a CDS encoding STAS domain-containing protein, with the protein MKTDANLQDGILSVRLTGDLIGSPDSQQLLQTVDQHLGDDAVKLCSVDLSNVRYVNSSGIGVLVSLLTKFRSRGGELVLINPAEHPRKMLALTKLTSIFTIADDEAAATSLLKNAN; encoded by the coding sequence ATGAAAACTGACGCCAACCTGCAAGACGGCATCCTGTCGGTGCGCCTCACCGGCGACCTGATCGGCAGCCCCGATTCCCAGCAACTCCTGCAAACCGTTGATCAGCACCTAGGCGACGACGCCGTGAAGTTGTGCTCAGTGGATTTGTCCAACGTACGCTACGTCAACAGCTCCGGCATCGGCGTGCTGGTGTCGCTGCTTACCAAGTTCCGCAGCCGTGGTGGCGAATTGGTGCTGATTAACCCGGCCGAGCACCCGCGCAAAATGCTGGCCCTAACCAAGCTTACTTCCATCTTCACCATCGCCGACGACGAAGCAGCTGCCACCAGCCTGCTCAAAAACGCCAACTAA